The Niallia alba genome includes a window with the following:
- a CDS encoding ABC transporter ATP-binding protein, whose amino-acid sequence MSKLLEVKDLRVSFNTYNGEVQAVRGVSFELNKGETLAIVGESGSGKSVTSNALMRLLPEPQSVIKSGEILLEGEDIVKKSKKEMQKIRGKDISMVFQDPMSSLNPTMKIGNQIMEGLIKHQNMNKSDAKKRALELLELVGIPQPEIRINQFPHQFSGGMRQRVVVAIALACNPKILIADEPTTALDVTIQAQILELMKDIQKKTDSAIIFITHDLGVVANVADRVAVMYAGKIVEIGTVDDIFYNPKHPYTWGLIGSMPTLDSTDEELFAIPGSPPNMLKPPAGDAFAPRNQFALEIDTVMEPPMFKVSDTHYAATWLLHEDAPKVEPPEAVKQRMLGFAKTGRKDGEKR is encoded by the coding sequence ATGAGTAAATTATTAGAAGTCAAAGATTTAAGAGTATCATTTAACACCTACAACGGTGAAGTACAAGCTGTTCGCGGTGTTAGCTTTGAGTTAAATAAAGGAGAAACACTAGCAATTGTAGGGGAATCCGGTTCTGGTAAATCCGTTACTTCTAATGCTTTAATGAGACTACTTCCCGAACCGCAAAGTGTCATTAAAAGTGGAGAAATATTATTAGAAGGCGAAGATATTGTTAAAAAGTCCAAGAAAGAAATGCAAAAAATTCGCGGTAAAGATATTTCAATGGTGTTTCAAGATCCGATGTCTTCCTTAAACCCAACAATGAAAATTGGGAATCAGATCATGGAAGGTCTAATTAAGCATCAAAACATGAACAAATCTGATGCAAAGAAACGTGCTCTTGAGCTGCTTGAGTTAGTTGGTATTCCACAACCGGAAATTCGTATTAACCAATTTCCACACCAATTCTCAGGTGGAATGCGTCAACGTGTGGTTGTTGCAATCGCGCTTGCGTGTAACCCGAAGATTTTAATTGCTGATGAACCAACAACAGCACTTGATGTTACGATTCAGGCACAAATTTTAGAATTAATGAAAGACATTCAAAAGAAAACAGATAGTGCGATTATTTTTATTACTCATGACCTTGGCGTTGTAGCAAACGTTGCAGATCGCGTTGCGGTTATGTATGCTGGAAAGATTGTTGAAATTGGAACAGTTGATGATATTTTCTATAATCCGAAGCATCCATATACATGGGGATTAATAGGATCTATGCCAACATTAGACAGTACGGATGAAGAGCTTTTCGCTATACCTGGAAGCCCACCGAATATGTTAAAGCCTCCAGCAGGAGACGCATTTGCGCCTAGAAATCAATTTGCACTAGAAATTGACACGGTAATGGAACCACCAATGTTTAAAGTTTCGGATACGCATTATGCAGCAACTTGGTTATTGCATGAAGATGCTCCAAAAGTTGAGCCACCAGAAGCTGTTAAACAAAGAATGCTTGGTTTCGCGAAAACAGGTCGCAAGGACGGTGAAAAACGTTGA
- the opp3C gene encoding oligopeptide ABC transporter permease yields MDKKNLNQIDKNLFRPLKQEENISEKITAPSRTFSQDARRTLFKNKPAIVSIFIILLIILMSIIGPHMNDYGNNGQDLSRAKLPPRVPVLENVSWLGLNGTLSGRYEGTNVKDATAKAMARYKSTDEFVDIKVLDEGDGTRNSAAVRATFHIYEAKELNDTYFWFGTDTLGRDQWTRLWEGTRVSLIIAFVAAILDLLIGVTYGGVSGFYGGRVDNVLQRIAEVLVGIPNLVVILLMMLILQPGIVSIVIALAITGWIGMSRIVRGEVLKLTNQEFVLAARTLGTSNGTIIRRHLVPNITGIIIVNTMFSIPGAIFFEAFLSFIGLGIVPPKASLGALIELGFANLRLYPYLLVFPATVLSVLMIAFNILGDGLRDAFDPKMHK; encoded by the coding sequence ATGGATAAAAAGAATCTTAATCAAATAGATAAAAATTTATTTAGACCTCTTAAGCAAGAAGAGAATATTAGTGAGAAAATAACTGCACCAAGTAGAACCTTTAGTCAGGATGCAAGAAGAACGTTGTTTAAAAATAAACCTGCAATAGTAAGTATATTTATAATATTATTAATAATCTTAATGAGTATTATTGGTCCCCATATGAATGATTACGGGAATAATGGACAAGATTTGTCTCGTGCAAAGCTTCCTCCTAGAGTACCAGTATTAGAGAATGTTTCTTGGTTAGGTCTAAATGGTACTTTATCAGGTAGATATGAAGGTACGAATGTAAAAGATGCAACTGCCAAAGCAATGGCTCGTTATAAGAGCACAGATGAGTTTGTTGATATTAAAGTTCTAGATGAAGGAGACGGTACAAGAAATTCTGCTGCAGTAAGAGCAACCTTCCACATCTATGAAGCGAAAGAACTTAATGATACTTATTTCTGGTTTGGGACTGATACACTAGGCCGTGACCAATGGACAAGACTTTGGGAAGGTACAAGAGTATCATTGATCATTGCATTTGTTGCAGCGATACTTGATTTATTAATTGGTGTAACCTATGGTGGTGTATCTGGATTTTATGGTGGAAGAGTCGATAACGTATTACAGCGTATCGCGGAAGTATTAGTAGGAATACCAAACCTAGTAGTTATTCTGTTAATGATGCTTATCCTCCAGCCTGGGATAGTTTCCATTGTTATTGCATTAGCGATTACAGGATGGATCGGAATGTCCCGTATTGTTCGTGGAGAAGTATTAAAGCTTACAAATCAAGAATTCGTACTTGCTGCGAGAACATTAGGGACGTCAAATGGTACGATTATTAGACGACACTTAGTTCCGAATATTACTGGAATTATTATTGTTAATACAATGTTCTCGATTCCTGGAGCTATTTTCTTCGAAGCATTCCTAAGCTTCATCGGACTTGGTATTGTACCTCCGAAAGCCTCATTAGGTGCTTTGATTGAGCTTGGATTTGCTAACTTGCGATTATATCCGTATTTACTAGTTTTCCCAGCGACTGTATTGTCAGTATTAATGATTGCATTCAATATATTGGGTGATGGTTTGCGTGATGCATTCGACCCTAAAATGCATAAATAA